A window of Candidatus Aminicenantes bacterium genomic DNA:
AAAATGCTCGGCCGACCTGCCCTGCTTTCGTCCGGATCAAATCGCTGAAATCGGCGCCTTTTTGGAGGGCTATTATGAAGAACATCGTTGAACTGAAGGTCAACGAAACGACGATCGCCTTGAATCCCTTCGTGAGCAAGATCATCGCCAACGTGCTGCTGGGTGCCGTGCAGTCGCTGGACAAGATCCCGCAACCCATGCAAAAAATCGAACTTTCGCTGACCATGGATAAAAAATAAGAGGAGTTGCCAACCGCCATGAAATATTTAAGAACCTTTCCCGAAAAATGCAACGGCTGCAACGTCTGCATGAGCGTCTGCGCCAAACTTTATTTTAAAGAGGACAACCCGGAAAAATCGGCCATCAAGGTAACTGCCGCCGGCAAAAACACGTTTGCACTGACCGTCTGCGACCAGTGCCGGGACTGCGTGCCCGAGTGCCCGACCATGGCCCTGACCGTCAGCAAGCAGGGGGTGGTGATGCTCAACAAGAGCCTGTGCATCAATTGCCTGGCCTGCG
This region includes:
- a CDS encoding 4Fe-4S binding protein, which codes for MKYLRTFPEKCNGCNVCMSVCAKLYFKEDNPEKSAIKVTAAGKNTFALTVCDQCRDCVPECPTMALTVSKQGVVMLNKSLCINCLACVAVCPTSTMMTHRGGLAPFKCIACDACAKECPTAALKIEIKEIVS